Proteins encoded together in one Variovorax paradoxus window:
- a CDS encoding Bug family tripartite tricarboxylate transporter substrate binding protein has translation MIRRQAKLNNEPADRIDQSRRALCRALAASPLLPLASIAKAADPWPSRPIKWVVPYLAGTGPDTGARILAEAASRLLGQPVIIENKGGAAGNIGARQVARAAPDGYTWIYSAAPMAANVLMYRSPGYDVMKDFRHVMRLTTSDVLLVVNPASGIETLQDLVAKARAAPGKLDYASGGVGTPSHLGVELFLNAAGVSATHVPYKGASELVNAVLGGQVSFGMPIFAVAFPQVKAGKLKALGVAGTRRNASLPDVPTLAEQGLQGVELTSWGGLSLPAGTPDPIAARVYEVFSQMLKDPQVIASLTELGSQVSPTTPEGYLQVIRHEVELTGQMMKSARISPL, from the coding sequence ATGATCCGGAGACAAGCGAAATTGAACAACGAACCTGCCGATCGCATCGACCAATCACGCCGCGCGCTCTGCCGCGCACTGGCTGCATCGCCCCTGCTGCCGCTCGCAAGCATCGCAAAGGCCGCCGACCCATGGCCCAGCCGCCCCATCAAGTGGGTGGTGCCCTACCTGGCCGGCACCGGCCCCGACACCGGCGCGCGCATCCTTGCTGAGGCGGCCAGCCGCTTGCTTGGCCAGCCGGTCATCATCGAAAACAAGGGCGGCGCCGCCGGCAACATTGGCGCGCGCCAGGTGGCCCGTGCCGCCCCCGACGGGTACACCTGGATCTACTCCGCCGCGCCCATGGCGGCCAACGTGCTGATGTACCGCAGCCCCGGCTACGACGTGATGAAGGACTTCCGCCATGTCATGCGGCTCACCACGTCGGACGTGCTGCTGGTGGTCAACCCGGCATCGGGCATCGAGACGCTGCAGGACTTGGTCGCCAAGGCGCGTGCCGCCCCCGGCAAGCTCGACTACGCCTCCGGCGGCGTGGGCACGCCCTCGCACCTTGGCGTGGAGCTGTTCCTGAACGCCGCCGGCGTCAGCGCCACGCATGTGCCGTACAAGGGCGCGTCGGAACTGGTCAACGCGGTGCTGGGCGGGCAGGTGAGCTTTGGCATGCCCATCTTTGCGGTGGCCTTCCCGCAGGTGAAGGCCGGCAAGCTCAAGGCCCTGGGCGTTGCCGGCACCCGGCGCAATGCCAGCCTGCCCGACGTGCCCACGCTGGCCGAGCAAGGCCTGCAGGGCGTGGAGCTGACGTCATGGGGCGGACTCTCGCTGCCCGCGGGCACGCCCGACCCTATTGCGGCGCGTGTCTACGAGGTCTTCAGCCAGATGCTCAAAGACCCCCAGGTGATCGCGTCGTTGACCGAACTGGGCAGCCAGGTTTCGCCTACGACACCCGAGGGTTATCTGCAGGTTATCCGGCATGAAGTCGAGCTGACAGGGCAGATGATGAAGAGCGCCAGGATCTCGCCGCTTTAG
- the glmS gene encoding glutamine--fructose-6-phosphate transaminase (isomerizing), whose amino-acid sequence MCGIVGAASHRNIVPVLVQGLQRLEYRGYDSCGVAVHAGGLTRARTTSRVADLVTQVREDHVEGLTGIAHTRWATHGAPAVHNAHPHFSHGPGADAQGARPGRIALVHNGIIENHEALRAALEAKGYLFESQTDTEVVAHLVDSLYDGDLFEAVKAAVLQLHGAYAIAVICRDEPQRVVGARAGSPLILGVGKEGGENFLASDAMALAGVTDQIVYLEEGDVVDVQPGKYWIVDRSHKPVQRQVRTVQAHSGAAELGPYRHYMQKEIFEQPRAIGDTLEGVAGIVPELFDGIGQDGATGASAHRVFKDIDKILILACGTSYYSGCTAKYWLEGIAKISTQVEIASEYRYRDSVPDPKTLVVTISQSGETADTLAALKHARSLGMEQTLTICNVATSAMVRECKLAYITRAGVEIGVASTKAFTTQLAGLFLLTLAIAQSKGRLTEADEARYLKEMRHLPVALQSVLALEPQIIGWAEDFARKDNALFLGRGLHYPIALEGALKLKEVTYIHAEAYAAGELKHGPLALVTSEMPVVAVAPNDALLEKLKSNLQEVRARGGVLYVLADGDTRIKGSEGLHVIRMPEHYGALSPLLHVVPLQLLAYHTACARGTDVDKPRNLAKSVTVE is encoded by the coding sequence ATGTGCGGCATCGTCGGCGCAGCGTCCCATCGCAACATCGTTCCGGTCTTGGTCCAGGGGCTTCAAAGGCTCGAATACCGCGGTTATGACTCCTGCGGCGTGGCGGTTCATGCGGGGGGCCTCACGCGTGCGCGCACCACATCGCGCGTGGCGGACCTCGTCACGCAGGTGCGCGAAGACCATGTCGAAGGCCTGACCGGCATTGCCCACACCCGCTGGGCCACGCACGGCGCACCGGCGGTGCACAACGCGCACCCGCACTTCAGCCATGGCCCCGGCGCCGATGCGCAAGGCGCGCGCCCCGGCCGCATCGCGCTCGTGCACAACGGCATCATCGAAAACCACGAAGCCCTGCGCGCCGCGCTCGAAGCCAAGGGCTACCTGTTCGAGAGCCAGACCGATACCGAGGTGGTGGCCCACTTGGTCGACAGCCTGTATGACGGCGACCTGTTCGAAGCCGTGAAAGCCGCGGTGCTGCAGCTGCACGGCGCCTACGCCATTGCCGTGATCTGCCGCGACGAGCCGCAGCGCGTGGTCGGCGCCCGCGCGGGCTCGCCGCTCATTCTTGGCGTGGGCAAGGAAGGCGGCGAAAACTTTCTTGCAAGCGATGCCATGGCCCTGGCCGGCGTCACCGACCAGATCGTCTATCTCGAAGAAGGCGACGTGGTCGATGTGCAGCCCGGCAAATACTGGATCGTCGACCGCAGCCACAAGCCCGTGCAGCGGCAGGTGCGCACCGTGCAGGCCCACAGTGGCGCGGCCGAGCTCGGCCCCTACCGCCACTACATGCAGAAAGAAATCTTCGAGCAGCCGCGCGCCATTGGCGACACCCTCGAAGGCGTGGCCGGCATCGTGCCCGAGCTGTTCGACGGCATCGGACAGGACGGTGCCACCGGCGCCAGCGCGCACCGCGTGTTCAAGGACATCGACAAGATCCTCATCCTTGCGTGCGGTACCAGCTACTACAGCGGCTGCACCGCCAAGTACTGGCTCGAGGGCATTGCCAAGATATCGACGCAGGTCGAAATTGCGAGCGAATACCGCTACCGCGACTCGGTGCCCGACCCCAAGACGCTCGTCGTCACCATCAGCCAGTCGGGCGAAACCGCCGACACGCTCGCCGCGCTCAAGCATGCGCGATCGCTCGGCATGGAGCAGACGCTCACCATCTGCAACGTGGCCACCAGCGCCATGGTGCGCGAATGCAAGCTCGCCTACATCACGCGCGCCGGGGTCGAAATTGGCGTGGCCTCGACCAAGGCCTTCACCACGCAGCTGGCCGGGCTTTTCCTGCTGACGCTCGCCATTGCGCAGAGCAAGGGCCGCCTCACCGAAGCCGACGAGGCGCGCTACCTGAAGGAAATGCGCCACCTGCCCGTCGCGCTGCAGTCGGTGCTCGCGCTCGAGCCGCAGATCATCGGCTGGGCCGAAGACTTCGCACGCAAGGACAACGCGCTCTTCCTCGGCCGCGGTCTGCACTATCCGATTGCGCTCGAAGGCGCGCTCAAGCTCAAGGAAGTGACCTACATCCACGCCGAGGCCTATGCCGCCGGCGAGCTCAAGCACGGCCCGCTCGCACTGGTCACCAGCGAAATGCCCGTGGTGGCCGTGGCGCCGAACGACGCCCTGCTCGAAAAGCTCAAGAGCAACCTGCAGGAAGTGCGCGCGCGCGGCGGCGTGCTCTACGTGCTGGCCGACGGCGACACCAGGATCAAGGGCAGCGAAGGCCTGCACGTCATTCGCATGCCCGAGCACTACGGCGCGCTGTCGCCGTTGCTCCACGTGGTGCCGCTGCAGCTGCTCGCGTACCACACGGCCTGCGCGCGAGGGACCGATGTGGACAAGCCGCGCAATCTTGCGAAGAGCGTGACTGTGGAGTGA
- a CDS encoding Lrp/AsnC family transcriptional regulator: MESISLDAIDLRLLDALQRDASQTNQRLAEGAGISPPTCLRRVQRLRQEGLIERQVALLSPDRLAAALGHGLQAVVEISLDRQDAAALDAFEARVIADDAVQQCWRVSPGPDFVLVVAARDMPGYGALAQRLFNADANVRNVKAFFSLKRAKFEPRLPLG; this comes from the coding sequence ATGGAATCAATCTCGCTGGATGCAATAGACCTCCGCTTGCTCGACGCGCTCCAGCGCGACGCATCGCAGACCAATCAGCGGCTGGCCGAAGGCGCAGGCATTTCGCCGCCGACCTGCCTGCGGCGCGTTCAACGCCTGCGGCAAGAGGGTCTCATCGAGCGGCAAGTCGCGCTGCTCTCGCCAGACCGCCTGGCAGCGGCGCTGGGCCACGGCCTGCAGGCCGTGGTCGAAATCTCGCTGGACCGGCAAGACGCGGCAGCGCTCGACGCCTTCGAAGCGCGCGTGATCGCCGACGACGCCGTGCAGCAGTGCTGGCGCGTTTCGCCGGGCCCGGACTTCGTGCTGGTGGTGGCCGCCCGCGACATGCCCGGCTACGGCGCACTCGCGCAGCGGCTTTTCAACGCGGACGCGAACGTTCGCAACGTCAAGGCCTTCTTCAGCCTGAAACGCGCGAAGTTCGAGCCCCGGCTGCCGCTGGGCTGA
- the glmU gene encoding bifunctional UDP-N-acetylglucosamine diphosphorylase/glucosamine-1-phosphate N-acetyltransferase GlmU: protein MNQISQDNQGPVDVVIMAAGKGTRMKSRLPKVLHRLAGRALLAHVTDTAARIGARHVVVVTGHGAAEVEAAMTSGNTGGAGLQFARQEPQLGTGHAVQQAVPLLPEDGTVLVLSGDVPLIGEETLRALIAASAGQRLALLTIEFDDPTGYGRIVRATEEEGGGVTAIVEHKDATEAQREIREIYSGVMAVPARLLKGWLARLDNRNAQGEYYLVDIVKLAASDGVPVVAQSTTDALQVAGINSPAQLAALERAWQLRQAEALMAQGVRLADPARFDLRGTLSCEADVEIDINCVFEGSVFLGEGVRIGANCVIANARIEAGAVIHPFTHIEGEKAGVTVGERSLVGPFARLRPGAQLGAEVHIGNFVEVKNSTLAEGAKANHLAYLGDATVGRRVNYGAGSITANYDGANKHRTVIEDDVHVGSNCVLVAPVTIGAGGTIGGGSTVNKSTEPGALTVARSKPVSFPNWKRPQKKPKA, encoded by the coding sequence ATGAATCAGATTTCGCAAGACAACCAGGGACCGGTCGACGTGGTCATCATGGCGGCCGGCAAAGGCACGCGCATGAAGAGCAGGCTGCCCAAAGTGTTGCATCGTTTGGCCGGGCGTGCACTGCTCGCGCATGTGACCGACACCGCGGCGCGCATTGGCGCCCGCCATGTGGTCGTGGTGACCGGGCACGGCGCGGCCGAGGTCGAGGCCGCCATGACTTCCGGCAACACGGGCGGCGCCGGCCTGCAGTTTGCGCGGCAGGAGCCGCAGCTGGGCACCGGCCACGCGGTGCAGCAGGCGGTTCCGCTCCTGCCCGAGGACGGCACGGTGCTGGTGCTTTCGGGCGACGTGCCGCTCATCGGCGAGGAAACGCTGCGCGCGCTGATTGCCGCGAGCGCCGGCCAGCGGCTCGCGCTGCTGACCATCGAATTCGACGACCCGACGGGCTACGGGCGCATCGTCCGCGCCACCGAGGAGGAGGGCGGCGGAGTCACGGCCATCGTCGAGCACAAGGACGCGACCGAGGCGCAGCGCGAAATCCGCGAAATCTACAGCGGCGTGATGGCCGTGCCCGCCCGCCTGCTCAAGGGCTGGCTGGCGCGGCTGGACAACCGCAATGCCCAGGGCGAGTACTACCTCGTCGACATCGTCAAGCTGGCCGCGTCCGACGGTGTGCCGGTGGTCGCGCAATCCACGACCGACGCGCTCCAGGTGGCGGGCATCAACAGCCCCGCGCAGCTGGCGGCCCTCGAGCGTGCCTGGCAGCTGCGGCAGGCCGAAGCGCTCATGGCACAGGGCGTGCGGCTTGCCGATCCGGCGCGCTTCGACCTGCGCGGCACGCTGTCTTGCGAGGCCGATGTCGAGATCGACATCAACTGCGTGTTCGAAGGCTCGGTGTTCCTGGGCGAGGGCGTGCGCATCGGTGCCAACTGCGTGATTGCCAATGCGCGCATCGAGGCGGGCGCGGTGATCCATCCCTTTACCCACATCGAAGGCGAAAAGGCGGGCGTGACGGTCGGCGAACGGTCGCTCGTCGGCCCCTTTGCCCGGCTGCGGCCGGGTGCGCAGCTGGGCGCCGAAGTGCACATCGGCAACTTCGTCGAGGTCAAGAACTCGACCCTGGCCGAGGGTGCCAAGGCCAACCACCTGGCCTATCTTGGCGACGCCACCGTGGGCCGGCGCGTCAACTACGGCGCGGGCAGCATTACCGCCAACTACGACGGCGCCAACAAGCACCGCACCGTCATCGAGGACGACGTGCACGTGGGCAGCAATTGCGTGCTGGTGGCTCCGGTCACCATTGGCGCGGGCGGCACCATCGGGGGCGGCTCCACCGTGAACAAATCGACCGAGCCGGGAGCCCTTACGGTGGCGCGGAGCAAGCCGGTGAGCTTTCCCAACTGGAAGCGTCCGCAGAAGAAGCCCAAGGCCTGA
- a CDS encoding DUF6279 family lipoprotein, whose amino-acid sequence MLLSTRMRCAKLARIIGVLLAAAALGACSTIKLAYNNLPELSYWWLDAYVDFDGSQTPKVRDELAQLLSWHRQNELPRVLGVLQEAQALAPRDVTAAQACRMADQIRERLLAVAEHAEPAGTELALSLSEPQLQQLERKYAKNNAEYRKEWLDRSPSKVQEKRYEKFLERLEDFYGRLTPEQRELVRRQVAQSVFDPRMAAAERRQRQQEALVLLRGFNRAKPPAPEARAAIHAYVMRIADPPPGPWRDHQQALLQEGCRNLAALHNATSASQREQAVRRLQAYQDDLRQLSAAP is encoded by the coding sequence ATGCTTCTTTCTACCCGAATGCGTTGCGCCAAGTTGGCGCGAATTATCGGCGTGCTGCTCGCGGCCGCCGCGCTGGGCGCCTGCAGCACGATCAAGCTGGCCTACAACAACCTGCCCGAGCTGAGCTATTGGTGGCTAGACGCCTACGTTGATTTCGACGGCTCGCAAACGCCGAAGGTGCGCGACGAACTCGCGCAACTGCTGAGCTGGCACCGTCAGAACGAGCTGCCTCGGGTGCTCGGCGTCTTGCAGGAAGCGCAGGCCCTGGCGCCGCGCGACGTGACCGCGGCCCAGGCCTGCCGCATGGCGGACCAGATCCGCGAACGCCTGCTGGCGGTGGCCGAGCACGCGGAACCCGCCGGCACCGAACTGGCGCTGAGCCTGTCCGAGCCGCAGTTGCAGCAGCTGGAGCGCAAGTACGCAAAGAACAACGCCGAATACCGCAAGGAGTGGCTCGACCGCAGCCCCTCGAAAGTGCAAGAGAAGCGCTACGAAAAGTTTCTCGAGCGCCTGGAAGATTTCTATGGCCGGTTGACGCCCGAGCAGCGCGAGCTGGTCCGGCGCCAGGTGGCGCAATCAGTCTTCGATCCGCGCATGGCCGCCGCCGAGCGCCGCCAGCGGCAGCAAGAGGCGCTGGTCCTGCTGCGCGGCTTCAACAGGGCCAAGCCACCGGCGCCCGAGGCGCGAGCGGCCATCCACGCCTATGTGATGCGCATTGCCGATCCGCCGCCGGGGCCGTGGCGCGATCATCAACAGGCACTGCTGCAGGAGGGCTGCCGCAACCTGGCGGCGCTGCACAACGCCACCAGCGCTAGCCAGCGCGAGCAGGCCGTGCGGCGGCTGCAGGCCTACCAGGACGATCTTCGGCAACTCTCGGCCGCGCCCTGA
- a CDS encoding Crp/Fnr family transcriptional regulator, giving the protein MRKLDAFLPASTEELKTIESFRVGARRVPAGGAIVEEHRPSAQLFTLYSGWAFRYKTLSDGRRQILSFLLPGDFIGLQDEFADGQTHGVEAVTDATLCAFSRERLWELFHAQPKLGYDITWLAAREEKMVDDNLVTAGRRNANERVAMLLMHLYRRAERVGMVRDGWVEFPFNQQHLADALGLSLVHTNKTLRKLQGLGLYKLDAGWLRILEPHALETLGDYFERPMRPTPLI; this is encoded by the coding sequence TTGCGCAAGCTCGATGCCTTCTTGCCGGCGTCAACTGAAGAGTTAAAGACCATCGAGTCGTTCCGGGTCGGCGCCCGCCGCGTGCCGGCCGGCGGCGCCATCGTCGAAGAGCACCGGCCAAGCGCCCAGCTGTTCACCCTTTATTCGGGCTGGGCGTTTCGCTACAAGACGCTGAGCGACGGGCGGCGGCAGATCCTGAGTTTTCTGCTGCCGGGCGATTTCATCGGCCTGCAGGACGAGTTTGCCGACGGCCAGACGCACGGCGTGGAGGCCGTGACGGACGCCACCCTTTGCGCGTTCTCGCGCGAACGGCTCTGGGAGCTGTTCCATGCCCAGCCCAAGCTGGGCTACGACATCACCTGGCTTGCCGCACGCGAGGAAAAGATGGTCGACGACAACCTGGTGACCGCCGGCCGCCGCAACGCGAACGAACGAGTCGCCATGCTGCTGATGCACCTGTACCGCCGGGCCGAGCGGGTCGGCATGGTGCGCGACGGCTGGGTCGAGTTTCCGTTCAACCAGCAGCACCTGGCCGATGCACTCGGACTCTCGCTGGTGCACACCAACAAGACGCTGCGCAAGCTGCAGGGCCTGGGGCTCTACAAGCTCGATGCGGGCTGGCTGCGCATTCTCGAGCCGCACGCGCTCGAGACGCTGGGCGACTATTTCGAACGCCCCATGCGGCCGACGCCCCTGATCTGA
- a CDS encoding BLUF domain-containing protein → MTEEKQLFEIFYCSVLTQDMPPATVGAIVTQARARNAQHEITGLLVFDGMRFCQHLEGPPDAVKALMQRIDQDTRHTDVRVVYQGALTARRYTGFGLGLAESEGPHLMAGVHALEGEAALQHFLALRSSFDING, encoded by the coding sequence ATGACAGAAGAAAAGCAGCTTTTCGAAATTTTTTATTGCAGCGTGCTCACGCAAGACATGCCCCCCGCCACGGTCGGCGCCATCGTGACCCAGGCCCGCGCACGCAATGCGCAGCACGAGATCACCGGTCTTCTTGTTTTTGACGGCATGCGCTTCTGCCAGCACCTCGAAGGCCCGCCAGACGCCGTGAAGGCGCTGATGCAGCGCATCGACCAGGACACGAGGCATACCGATGTGCGGGTGGTTTACCAAGGCGCCTTGACCGCCCGCCGCTACACGGGCTTTGGCCTGGGCCTGGCCGAAAGCGAGGGCCCCCACCTCATGGCCGGGGTGCATGCACTGGAGGGCGAGGCCGCGCTCCAGCATTTCCTGGCGCTGCGGTCCAGCTTCGACATCAACGGCTGA
- a CDS encoding DUF2917 domain-containing protein translates to MSTAVCTNQSLASLSPAARTASAVPPAVRRGAWQIAPGEAMSLKARSSSVLRVKQGRVWITPDATAANPSEDLVLAPGESLNVAAGQRIVMEAWDGYGATYSWDPAA, encoded by the coding sequence ATGTCCACAGCCGTCTGCACCAACCAATCGCTCGCTTCCCTGTCGCCCGCCGCTCGCACCGCTTCCGCCGTTCCGCCGGCCGTGCGCCGTGGCGCCTGGCAAATTGCCCCCGGCGAGGCGATGAGCCTGAAGGCGCGTTCGTCCAGCGTGCTGCGGGTCAAGCAGGGCCGGGTGTGGATCACGCCCGACGCCACGGCGGCCAATCCCAGCGAAGACCTGGTGCTGGCACCGGGCGAATCGCTGAACGTGGCTGCCGGCCAGCGCATTGTCATGGAAGCGTGGGATGGCTACGGTGCCACCTACTCGTGGGACCCGGCCGCCTGA
- a CDS encoding LysR substrate-binding domain-containing protein, with protein sequence MQHSQTHLRSRPISAGHLRAFEAVARHLNFRAAAEEMALTQSAVSRQIQSLEEEVGVALFLRHTRAVELTSAGAQLLLAVQQSLPRIDTAVRQIRQSAGRKSVSLTTFASFASMWLIPRLEAFQRDNPEIDIRIDASDVAVDLEVADVDIALRYGPREAMPATAVRLFGETLTPVASPWLLKSSPPIKTPADIAGFTLIEAGDAHRTHLEWLTWRRWFEVNGLERAQPKRWLYFNYAYQMVQAALTGQGVTLARSSLIAESLANGDLVEVLPQHRMDSPMGYWLIAGPRNALRPEIRAFWDWLQAQAITTRETIGEVPDPDTVDNID encoded by the coding sequence ATGCAGCACTCCCAAACCCATCTGCGCTCCCGCCCCATTTCTGCCGGGCACTTGCGCGCCTTCGAAGCCGTGGCGCGGCACCTGAACTTTCGGGCGGCCGCCGAAGAAATGGCGCTCACCCAGTCGGCGGTGAGCCGCCAGATCCAGTCGCTGGAAGAAGAAGTGGGCGTGGCGCTGTTCCTGCGCCATACGAGGGCCGTGGAGCTCACGAGCGCCGGGGCGCAGCTGTTGCTGGCGGTGCAGCAATCGCTGCCGCGCATCGATACGGCCGTGCGGCAGATCCGCCAGAGCGCGGGGCGCAAGAGCGTGTCGCTCACCACTTTTGCCTCTTTTGCATCGATGTGGCTCATTCCGCGGCTCGAGGCTTTTCAGCGCGACAACCCCGAGATCGACATCCGCATCGACGCCAGCGACGTCGCCGTAGACCTGGAAGTGGCCGATGTGGACATTGCCCTTCGCTACGGTCCGCGTGAAGCCATGCCGGCCACTGCCGTGCGCCTGTTTGGCGAAACCCTGACGCCCGTGGCGAGCCCCTGGCTATTGAAGAGCAGCCCGCCCATCAAGACACCGGCCGACATTGCCGGCTTTACGCTGATCGAGGCCGGCGATGCGCACCGCACGCACCTCGAATGGCTGACGTGGCGGCGCTGGTTCGAGGTGAACGGACTCGAAAGGGCGCAGCCCAAGCGCTGGCTCTACTTCAACTATGCCTACCAGATGGTTCAAGCCGCCCTTACCGGCCAGGGCGTAACGCTCGCGCGCAGCTCGCTCATTGCCGAAAGCCTGGCCAACGGCGACCTGGTCGAGGTGCTGCCGCAGCACCGCATGGATTCGCCGATGGGCTACTGGCTGATCGCGGGGCCGCGCAATGCGCTGCGGCCGGAAATCAGGGCCTTCTGGGACTGGCTGCAGGCGCAGGCCATCACCACGCGCGAGACCATCGGCGAGGTGCCCGACCCGGACACCGTGGACAACATCGACTGA
- a CDS encoding 5-formyltetrahydrofolate cyclo-ligase, which yields MDKSKDADTSATVSFLKDQLRKALIEQRLAMPDRLARADLLQRVMRIWLVGRPDTVIGAYWPIKGEFDPLPALHRWKEDGELIDEPQRRRIGLPVMNKVHKTLTFHAWYPGCQMEEDAYGIPKPKDTELIVPTLLFVPCVGYSAGGYRLGYGGGFYDRTLAALEPRPFTVGLGFTNGFLDEYEPEAHDLPLDAILNDNGVVWPTS from the coding sequence ATGGACAAGTCAAAGGATGCCGACACCTCGGCGACCGTGAGTTTTCTCAAGGATCAGCTGCGAAAAGCACTGATCGAGCAGCGCCTGGCCATGCCCGACCGCCTGGCCAGGGCCGACCTTCTGCAGCGGGTCATGCGAATCTGGCTGGTCGGGCGGCCCGACACCGTGATTGGCGCCTACTGGCCCATCAAGGGCGAATTCGATCCGCTGCCCGCATTGCACCGCTGGAAGGAAGACGGCGAGCTCATCGACGAACCGCAGCGCCGCCGTATCGGCCTGCCGGTGATGAACAAGGTGCACAAGACGCTGACCTTTCACGCCTGGTACCCCGGCTGCCAGATGGAAGAAGACGCCTACGGCATTCCCAAGCCCAAGGACACCGAGCTCATCGTGCCCACGCTGCTGTTCGTGCCCTGCGTGGGCTACAGCGCCGGCGGCTACCGCCTGGGCTACGGCGGCGGCTTCTACGACCGCACGCTGGCCGCGCTGGAGCCGCGCCCTTTCACGGTGGGGCTGGGCTTTACCAACGGCTTTCTCGACGAATACGAACCCGAGGCGCACGACCTGCCGCTGGACGCCATCCTCAACGACAACGGCGTCGTCTGGCCAACCTCCTGA